The following are encoded in a window of Scophthalmus maximus strain ysfricsl-2021 chromosome 6, ASM2237912v1, whole genome shotgun sequence genomic DNA:
- the wnk2 gene encoding serine/threonine-protein kinase WNK2 isoform X3: MESVDDPSKDPPLGSTFSSEPNLDSDVNANACRSICENGTDHNVNVQNAAPRGASDPSMYPPTDYQGLIRQRFIRRSLWVSDAEEQPVDTTPECANSSAVLNIDLRTIVDRTRSRGRHGGRPGLQETSGTESRAELEERATERVSAHEGKAEGREPEPEPEVEPEVEVEVVPPDVAGKAGSDENEEEPGTKAVSTSPGGRFLKFDIELGRGSFKTVYKGLDTDTWVEVAWCELQERKLSKVERQRFKEEAEMLKALQHPNIVRFYDFWESPVKGKKCIVLVTELMTSGTLKTYLKRFKVMKPKVLRSWCRQILKGLHFLHTRTPPIIHRDLKCDNIFITGPTGSVKIGDLGLATLKRASFAKSVIGTPEFMAPEMYEEHYDEAVDVYAFGMCMLEMATSEYPYSECQNAAQIYRKVTSGVKPASYSKVSDPEIKEIIGECICHRWEERYSIKDLLNHAFFAEDTGVRVELNEEDDGKKSSIALKLWVEDPKKLKGKYKDTGAIEFTFGLVNEVPEVVAQEMVESGFFLDCDVKIVGKSIRDRVALIKWRRERTVSSGNGETQQNLLQVPSTGVPQGATLATTDYEDQEVEQQTLSCTVPATTSTTSDSGGSSIMQLDDLNHHQNGTYQSPPESISTAQMIYSPPAQADPQLRQGPYQQPTAQAVHENYTQASTHLHQGAYQQTTGQLHPGAYQQTAAQTYQSQTTVSAPPTPAPTVLHSRQTAQSFPAAAPALQTQPGQEQCHLQAAAVLPQFPSLYPVVQTGGHMPYPFSSAPLPSAYSSSGPSLSSTYFSPSPHRPSLPLTPHAAMPSIPALGTPQTPLSTPQHMSVVALPIPLLTMTMPPALPQQQGGSHTTHPSPLSQVRTTPYPAPHPELELADQPVQVQMIVPQANLGDVQILAPVHPVFPAGHTPLWGSRVDAETTAAGLDLTVAPTVQSPVPAPASISVSTTVQVEAQAPPQTPPLVSAQNQPPAMSQPPASIPTSAPKQVSIAAPAPASAPVTAPDTASVIASVQAPVLLPAGIQTAVSLPECASLVSTQQNLETTYASNTHQPEFSVEDVLQDKPVSLPNYAYDSLNSDVTSGKETSDGYDSLASVGKGDGKPRKHHRKSARTRSRQEKTSKPKLSMLNVCNTGDKMVECQLETHNHKMVTFKFDLDGDAPEEIATYMVENGFILLLEKEIFIDQLKDIVDKAEDMLSEDIEGERASTLSCSPQQGQMSEGLVGESQQLGAPQPVYQQNVLHTGKRWFIICPVEETPTSSQETPSDGTTTQSPGSSTTTQPADSGTARPSASREEGSSSTMSGGSGGFSYEVYGFCSPPIMSNTDPLLLATLSPPVSAPPTLQSVSSVEPAGSSVHPSVHQARPARAQTLPPSFPHTSFPVDESQGSPLGPVSPSNATRQIPEMTSPVSLAEEIPCCPLVMPLSLDVSGSQGGSPLTPLPLQDPDPAKEPMSVSYGSAARSERPQQPVVLHQPFSSMGGSKVSSLPQSPAPSQHGAGPGESDGEGRLGRGGFVDSTIKTLDEKLRNLLYQEYAPMYPSGSTAETPGSCTEYIQSPPGPDSATGGSGNSTPGPMGEGRYRAGEQLPQIPERMDSLSTLSDSAVCASMSRRHVPHSASCSGTRGRFKIISVPPEVANRRDVKQRSWSSAASPAHPMRYSQDHVQAEAMVTSTTIGRFSVVSTEDDITQRTRCSRYSAPPDFYLDTPPSMAKRGSLPRALTSTSVPVDITVHARFLSSDSGAESSPAKLAPATPSQHTRSERRGSDLMKRAVAFLRRSGRSSSVQSSDSPSRHGGVHGSAYGSSDNDSEMEDSDMKRELTRLREKHLKEISELQAHQRGEVELLYHRLGKAPPSGLGLSHAAPHTSRRKRSTKHKLKPGKLLSPLVQQFRNVTTKTSDSSRNSAAAGAGEPALSLNGSPAKGSFPTPRSCTSHIPSSTSEPVQTQQPCSLKGSLSSDNIYAGLQGDGTSAQAPPGQGSTLKRLCIGKERGSRSAAGSGTFNQSQQPPTGATPPPPPHQPVMGLAQAQANNSNNKTGTYTGASMGASEKDLPEDLQRLMDDWAQEVLIVTHRPRTSSLSISGQQLWDQVVQRTHRQLASASFVSSWTTSGPDTCTLPLSWPDSPGSTMVITGPHHQPYSPAPFGALSSFPLPSGVFAFPVVPSAPDAPSPTLAPSYQPPDPKARTL, from the exons ATGGAGTCGGTGGACGACCCAAGCAAAGACCCGCCACTGGGATCCACATTTTCCTCAGAGCCAAATTTAGACTCGGACGTCAATGCAAATGCCTGCAGGTCTATTTGTGAAAACGGCACGGACCACAATGTCAACGTACAGAACGCAGCCCCGCGGGGGGCCAGCGACCCCAGCATGTATCCCCCCACCGACTACCAGGGGCTCATCCGCCAGAGGTTCATCCGGAGGAGCCTGTGGGTGTCCGACGCGGAGGAGCAGCCGGTGGACACCACGCCGGAGTGCGCCAACAGCAGCGCGGTGCTCAACATTGACCTGCGGACCATCGTGGACCGGACTCGCAGCCGGGGGCGTCACGGAGGCCGGCCGGGCCTGCAGGAGACGTCCGGCACGGAGAGCCgggcggagctggaggagcgCGCCACGGAGCGCGTGAGCGCGCACGAGGGGAAGGCAGAGGGAagggagccggagccggagcccgAGGTCGAGCCCGAGGTCGAGGTCGAGGTCGTGCCCCCAGATGTCGCGGGCAAAGCAGGAAGTGACGAGAACGAAGAGGAGCCCGGCACGAAGGCGGTGTCCACCTCACCCGGGGGGCGCTTCCTCAAGTTTGACATTGAGCTGGGCAGAGGGTCCTTCAAGACGGTCTACAAGGGTCTTGACACTGACACCTGGGTCGAGGTGGCGTGGTGTGAACTCCAG GAACGGAAGCTGTCTAAAGTTGAGAGACAGAGGTTCAAAGAGGAGGCTGAGATGTTGAAGGCTCTCCAGCATCCCAATATTGTGCGATTTTATGACTTCTGGGAATCACCGGTGAAAGGGAAGAAGTGTATCGTTCTGGTGACAGAGCTAATGACCTCAGGGACACTAAAAAC GTATCTGAAGCGCTTCAAGGTGATGAAACCTAAAGTTCTTAGGAGCTGGTGCAGACAGATTCTCAAAGGCCTCCACTTTCTCCACACAAGGACTCCTCCAATCATCCATAGAGACCTCAAATGCGacaacatcttcatcactggCCCCACAGGCTCTGTCAAGATCGGAGACCTGGGCCTGGCAACACTAAAGAGGGCCTCCTTCGCTAAAAGTGTTATTG GCACTCCAGAGTTCATGGCCCCAGAGATGTATGAGGAGCACTATGATGAAGCTGTGGATGTCTATGCCTTTGGGATGTGCATGTTGGAGATGGCCACTTCAGAATACCCCTACTCCGAGTGTCAAAATGCTGCACAGATCTACCGTAAAGTCACCAGT GGGGTGAAACCTGCTAGCTACAGTAAAGTCAGTGACCCTGAAATTAAGGAAATAATCGGGGAGTGTATCTGTCACAGATGGGAAGAAAG GTACTCCATCAAGGACCTCTTGAATCATGCCTTCTTTGCCGAGGATACTGGCGTGAGGGTGGAGCTCAATGAAGAAGATGATGGGAAGAAATCATCCATTGCTCTAAAGCTGTGGGTCGAGGATCCTAAAAAGCTGAAAGGAAAATACAAGGACACGGGTGCCATTGAGTTTACCTTTGGATTGGTGAATGAGGTCCCAGAGGTTGTCGCCCAAGAAATG GTCGAATCAGGGTTTTTCCTGGACTGTGACGTGAAGATTGTCGGAAAGTCAATCCGAGACCGCGTGGCTCTCATCAAATGGAGGAGGGAGCGGACTGTCTCGTCAGGAAATGGCGAGACGCAGCAGAACCTGCTGCAGGTGCCCAGTACCGGTGTACCACAGGGAGCCACATTAGCTACAACCGATTATGAAGACCAAGAGGTGGAGCAGCAGACCCTGAGCTGCACTGTGCCAGCCACCACATCTACAACAT CTGACAGTGGAGGGAGCTCTATCATGCAATTAGATGATCTAAACCATCATCAAAATGGGACCTACCAGTCTCCTCCAGAGTCAATTTCCACAGCTCAGATGATTTACAGTCCTCCTGCACAGGCTGACCCTCAGCTGCGCCAGGGGCCCTACCAGCAACCCACAGCACAGGCCGTACATGAAAACTACACACAAGCATCCACACATTTACACCAGGGAGCCTACCAGCAGACTACAGGTCAACTGCATCCTGGGGCTTATCAACAAACTGCGGCACAAACGTACCAGTCTCAAACA ACAGTTTCTGCTCCACCTACGCCAGCTCCCACTGTGCTCCATAGTCGACAGACAGCACAGAGCTTCCCAGCCGCAGCCCCCGCTCTGCAGACGCAGCCCGGCCAGGAGCAG TGCCATCTTCAAGCAGCTGCTGTCCTGCCCCAG tTCCCCTCACTATATCCTGTTGTTCAAACAGGGGGCCACATGCCATATCCCTTCTCCTCAGCCCCTTTGCCATCTGCCTACAGCAGCAGTGGCCCTTCACTGTCTAGCACCTACTTCTCACCTTCACCCCACCGTCCCTCCCTTCCTCTGACCCCTCATGCTGCCATGCCCTCTATACCTGCTCTTGGCACCCCTCAGACCCCTCTGTCCACACCTCAACACATGTCCGTTGTGGCACTCCCAATCCCGCTTCTTACCATGACCATGCCCCCTGCACTGCCCCAGCAGCAGGGCGGCTCCCATACCACCCATCCCTCACCTCTCTCCCAGGTACGAACCACCCCATACCCCGCCCCCCACCCTGAGCTGGAACTGGCTGACCAGCCTGTCCAG gtACAGATGATTGTTCCACAGGCGAATTTGGGAGATGTTCAGATTTTGGCTCCAGTCCACCCTGTCTTTCCTGCTGGTCATACTCCTCTCTGGGGAAGCAGGGTCGATGCAGAAACTACTGCAGCTGGTCTGGACTTAACTGTGGCTCCTACAGTTCAATCTCCAGTTCCAGCCCCAGCCTCAATCTCAGTCTCAACTACAGTACAAGTTGAAGCCCAAGCACCGCCACAAACTCCACCACTGGTCTCAGCACAAAACCAACCACCAGCCATGTCTCAACCTCCAGCTTCAATCCCAACTTCAGCCCCAAAACAGGTTTCAATAGCAGCACCAGCTCCTGCCTCAGCCCCAGTTACAGCACCAGACACAGCTTCTGTCATCG CTTCAGTCCAAGCTCCAGTTCTGCTGCCTGCTGGCATCCAGACAGCCGTCTCTTTGCCTGAGTGTGCCAGCCTGGTCTCAACTCAGCAAAACCTCGAAACAACATATGCATCTAACACCCATCAACCAGAGTTCAGTGTAGAG GATGTGCTTCAGGACAAACCAGTATCTTTACCCAACTACGCTTATGACAG tCTTAACTCTGACGTGACCTCTGGTAAGGAAACAAGTGATGGCTATGACAGCTTGGCTAGTGTGGGGAAGGGCGACGGAAAACCCAGGAAACACCACCGCAAGTCTGCCCGTACACGTTCTCGGCAAGAAAAGACCAGCAAACCCAAACTCAGCATGCTCAAT GTTTGCAACACTGGCGATAAAATGGTTGAATGTCAGCTGGAGACTCACAACCACAAAATGGTGACATTTAAATTCGATCTGGATGGAGATGCTCCAGAGGAGATTGCCACTTACATG GTGGAGAATGGCTTCATCCTGCTGTTAGAGAAGGAGATCTTCATTGACCAGCTAAAGGACATTGTGGATAAAGCTGAGGACATGCTGAGTGAAGACATAGAGGGCGAAAGGGCCTCCACCCTGAGCTGCAGTCCTCAACAAGGCCAGATGTCTGAGGGGCTAGTGGGAGAG AGTCAGCAGCTTGGAGCACCTCAGCCTGTCTATCAGCAGAATG TTCTTCATACAGGGAAGAGATGGTTCATAATCTGCCCTGTAGAAGAGACACCCACATCCAGCCAGGAGACCCCATCTGACGGCACGACCACACAGTCTCCTGGGAGTTCAACCACTACCCAGCCTGCTGACAGTGGCACTGCAAGGCCATCTGCATCCAGAG AAGAGGGTTCATCTTCTACAATGTCTGGTGGAAGTGGCGGCTTCTCCTATGAAGTGTATGGATTCTGTAGTCCTCCAATAATGTCCAACACAGACCCACTTCTTTTGGCCACTCTGTCCCCTCCTGTGTCTGCTCCCCCAACCCTTCAGTCGGTGTCATCAGTGGAGCCTGCTGGCAGCTCTGTGCACCCAAGTGTGCATCAGGCTCGGCCAGCCAGGGCTCAGACTTTGCCCCCGTCATTCCCACATACGTCTTTCCCAGTGGATGAGTCACAGGGATCCCCTCTGGGCCCCGTGTCCCCGAGCAATGCTACTCGGCAGATCCCGGAAATGACAAGTCCTGTGTCTTTGGCTGAAGAGATTCCCTGCTGCCCTCTGGTCATGCCACTATCTCTGGATGTGAGCGGTTCACAGGGTGGGTCTCCTCTCACCCCACTTCCACTACAGGATCCAGATCCAGCCAAAGAGCCGATGTCTGTCTCGTACGGCTCCGCAGCACGAAGCGAGCGGCCGCAGCAGCCTGTAGTGCTCCACCAGCCTTTTTCCAGCATGGGAGGATCCAAAGTGTCCTCACTACCCCAGAGCCCAGCGCCATCCCAGCACGGTGCAGGGCCCGGTGAGTCAGACGGCGAAGGACGGCTTGGCCGCGGGGGCTTCGTGGACAGCACCATAAAAACACTGGACGAGAAACTAAGGAACTTGCTCTACCAGGAATATGCTCCCATGTATCCGTCAGGCAGCACTGCAGAGACACCAGGCTCCTGCACCGAGTACATCCAGTCTCCTCCTGGTCCAGACAGCGCCACAGGAGGGTCAGGAAACAGCACGCCAGGGCCGATGGGGGAGGGACGCTACAGGGCCGGAGAACAGCTG CCTCAGATTCCAGAGAGGATGGATAGTTTGAGCACACTGAGTGACTCAGCTGTTTGTG CTTCCATGTCAAGAAGACACGTTCCTcattctgcttcctgctctggAACAAGAGGTCGATTTAAG atcATTTCTGTACCTCCGGAAGTGGCCAACAGACGAGATGTGAAACAAAGAAGCTGGAGCAGCGCTGCCTCACCGGCACACCCTATGAGATACAGTCAGGACCATGTTCAGGCTGAGGCCATGGTTACTTCCACCACAATTGGCCGTTTCTCTGTGGTTAGCACTGAGGACGACATTACACAGAGAACACGCTGCAGCCGCTACTCTGCCCCGCCTGATTTCTACCTGGACACCCCTCCTTCCATGGCCAAGCGGGGCTCCCTCCCTCGTGCCCTGACCTCGACCTCGGTCCCCGTGGACATCACGGTCCACGCACGCTTCCTCTCCTCGGACTCAGGGGCTGAGAGCAGCCCTGCAAAGCTGGCTCCTGCCACCCCATCTCAACATACTCGCTCTGAGCGCAGAGGAAGTGACCTCATGAAGAGGGCAGTGGCCTTCCTCCGTCGCTCaggccgcagcagcagcgtgcAGAGCTCTGACTCACCAAGCAGGCATGGAGGCGTCCACGGCTCAGCCTATGGCAGCAGTGATAACGACTCGGAGATGGAGGATTCTGACATGAAGAGGGAACTAACGAGACTGAGGGAGAA ACATCTGAAAGAGATCTCTGAGCTGCAGGCCCATCAGCGGGGAGAAGTGGAACTGCTATATCATCGGCTTGGCAAGGCCCCTCCTTCCGGCCTGGGTCTCTCACACGCTGCACCTCATACCAGCCGTAGAAAGAGGTCAACCAAGCACAAGCTAAAGCCTGGAAAACTTCTCAGCCCTCTGGTTCAACAATTTAGAAATGTTACAACCAAAACGAGTGACTCCAGCAGAAACT ctgctgctgcaggtgcaggtgagCCTGCATTGAGTTTAAATGGCTCTCCAGCCAAAGGGTCTTTCCCCACTCCACGGTCGTGCACGAGCCACATTCCCAGCTCAACCTCAGAGCCTGTGCAGACTCAGCAGCCCTGTTCCCTCAAGGGCTCTTTGTCTTCTGATAATATTTACGCTGGACTTCAAGGAGACGGTACCAGCGCACAAGCTCCACCCGGACAAG GGTCAACACTGAAGCGACTGTGTATTGGCAAAGAGCGAGGCAGCA GGTCTGCAGCCGGATCAGGGACTTTCAATCAATCACAGCAGCCGCCCACCGGTGCcacacctccgcctcctcctcatcagccAGTGATGGGACTGGCCCAAGCTCAGGCtaataacagcaacaacaagacAGGCACATACACTGGCGCATCCATGGGTGCCAGTGAAAAAGACCTGCCTGAAGACTTGCAACGGCTGATGGACGACTGGGCCCAGGAGGTTCTTATTGTCACCCACAGGCCACGAACCAGCTCTCTGAGCATCAGTGGGCAGCAGTTGTGGGATCAGGTCGTGCAGCGAACACACAGACAACTGGCTAGTGCTTCCTTT GTATCTTCATGGACAACCTCTGGTCCAGACACCTGCACTCTGCCCCTGTCATGGCCGGACAGCCCCGGGTCAACAATGGTGATCACGGGGCCCCATCATCAGCCCTACTCTCCTGCTCCATTCGGGGCCTtgtcctccttccctctcccttcAGGAGTTTTTGCCTTTCCTGTTGTGCCCTCTGCCCCAGATGCCCCCAGCCCAACCCTGGCTCCATCATATCAGCCGCCCGACCCCAAAGCCAGGACTCTATAA